Below is a genomic region from Silurus meridionalis isolate SWU-2019-XX chromosome 1, ASM1480568v1, whole genome shotgun sequence.
ATAATActaatcatattaataataatcataatcatattaataataataattattattattattattattattattattattattattattttaattattattattattattattattattattattattattatattaatattaattaaagagCCTTTTCCTGCTCTGAAATCTGAACATTTTGTAACCAGACCTGCAGATTTTGTAGCTTAAATAATTCttgaaaaaaaagtctttaaaaaatccttaatgtgaaaagaaaaatgaaatttCTGTTTTTTGATTTTCCCTTctgatttgttttcttattatatattatagtattattattattattattattattattattattattattattatcaaaacCTGTTTTCCAATATCACCAAATGgcgttaaataataataataataataataataataataataataataatagttatcatgtggtgctgggatttgaacttataacCTACCTGAATGTTGATGAAAAGCAGTAGTTAAACCAGAGTTCAGTGTGCGCaggtttaaatgattaaaagtgaattattaatgctattattaattatgttgatgcacaaaaaaaaggattttatatATTGATTTGTGTTTGCATAAGTGGCATGAGGAGGAACTGCTCCTGTTGGACTCACAACAgtgttatattaataataataataataataataattattattattataataataataataataataataataataatcagtctTGTTTTCTCATTTGTCATTAATTTATTGGGGCTCGCGGAGTGGATTTGGCTTTACAGAACagaaaagatggatggatggatggatggatggatggatggatggatggatggatggatggatggatgcatggaaaTATGCAGGGACACAGAGCGCGCGCGACTCACCTTGGCCGCCATCTGTAAACATCTGTGAACAAAATAACTTACTACTTACACaactttcttttcttaattCTTTTTTCTGGAGTTATAACACGACAAAACGAAcacgtgtgcgtgcgtgcgtgtgcgcgtgtgcgcgtgtgtgtgtgtgtgtgtgtgtgtgtgtggcattaaACAGTGACACCATCCACAAGGCTAACAGCAGGTCCTCTAACGCGGTAGTGCTTCAGTCGGTATTACTTTAATAATGCATAGAATGTTTGCACTGCAAACCAAAGTgtacaaattcaaaataaaggaataaattaatttttttaaagacaattaAATATAGATagagtttttgttgttgttgttgttattatttctttttatccttCATTCTGTTCCAACAGGATGGAAATGTGATCGTGTTCTCCATGCGATATTACCCTCAGAAAATAATGAtagacatttaaaataaaaaaataaaacatttgaaaaaagaagagaaaaaatgaaATCCAGGGTGAGCAGGTGtcatctgtgtgtttttatatgtacaaaaagcatttcaatagagtgaaataataataataataataataataataataataataataataataataataataaaaataataaattatttactatatttcagtgcaattaaagggaaaaaactCCAAGTGGTCACCTCGATTACAGACTAAACCATTAACCCATGGATTTTGTATaccctcttttctttctttctttttttacattttgactcCATCTTTTCCatcagaaattattttttaaagattccGATTATAAATCCATAAAACAGGAAATCAGTAATAATCCGTAAAGAATGAATTATCGAATGAAATCAACTGAAACTGGACAATAAGtatacagtatgaggtaatccTTCAATGGCTATTTCATCATTTCAGAATAATAAACGtgtgtttttcttatttaaaaaaaaaaaagaaaagaaaaagaaaaagaaaaaaaaaagaaaaaaacccgaatttgtgtttgtaatttttttttcttttttttttttttctggggggGGGGAATAAATGTTCTCCACAAGTCTGGTTTGCTGGAGTTTGCATATTTCACCAGCATtaatagggaaaaaaataaataaataaataaataaatacatgataaATATCATCATCTTAATTCAGGGCGCGAGACGGGTCACGTGAAGTCTGATCcacaataataaagtaataaatctGATTGATCATGAAAAAAACCCACCGGGTCTGAGCAGACCTACACACATGATAGTAGATCCCTTGGTCCAAAAAAACAAtgtcctcctcctcatcctctttatgatcatcatcatcaccatcaccgagatcatcatcatcatcatcagtgcgCCGCAGAAAATTTCAGCCGTTTCTGTTTTTGTCTCTGGTTACAGAACCAGACGCGCACCACGTTCTTTTTGAGGTCCAATTTTTCGGCGATGGCCGCGATTTTCTCGCTGGAGGGCCGCGGCTGCACGGCGAAGTACGCCTCGAGAGAGCGCTTCTCAGGCGCGGCGATGGAGGTGCGCTTGCGCTTCTTCTCGGCGCCGTTGAACAGCTCGGGTTTGTTCGTTTTCTCGCGCTGTGCGCCCTCGGCCTCCTCCAGCCAGGCCTGGAGAATGGGCTTGAGCGCGATCATGTTGTTGTGCGACAATGTCAGGGACTCGAACCTACATATGGTGCTCTGACTCAGAGAGCCCACACCGGGGATTTTCAGATTGGCGAGGGCGCCACCCACGTCCGCCTGGGTAACCCCGAGTTTGATGCGTCGCTGCTTGAAGCGCTCGGCGAACGCCTCGAGCTCCCGCGGGTCTGTATCCGAGTCGGGCAGAGACGAGAGTCCGTTGGGAACCAAACCCGAGGCGCCCTGAGCGCTGCCTGGGTGGCTGGGTAACAGCCCTGGGTGAGGGTGGTGcgggtggtggtgatggtggtggtgatgtccGAGAGGAGAGCTGATGTTCATAGCGGCCTGGTGCGAAAGGTGGCTCAGGCCGTGCATGTGTGAGTGCGGATGCGCTGCGGTGGAGATCaatcctcctccaccacctccacctcctcctccaccaccaccaccacctccaccacctcctcctccaccacctcctccagcTCCCCCACCTGCCTCGTGCGCGCTGCTCATCAGGGTCAGTGAAGGCGAGCTGATGTGCTCCATCAGGTCTGGTGGCTCCAGgttctggtggtggtggtgatggtggtggtgcgGATGGTGCGGGAGGTGCGGCGGCGCGATGGGCACCGTGGACGTGGACGAACAGGGCACGCTGTTCATCGTGTGGTACGTGGCGTCGGGTTTGAACGGGTGCGCTTTTCCCTGCGACACCGCCATGTCCACCGCCGCCAGGGCCTCCGCGCGCGCCAGCAGGGTCTCGTCCAGGCTCGCGAAGATGTTGCTCTGGAGCTGTGAGTAGAAAGAAACCAGTTTTTGTTttcatacattattattaattaaagagtttaaaaagggttttattttttgttttgcaaaatcCAACAAAGGAAACAATTatgttaataaaacaattaataattttGCAAGTAGAAATAAATGTGAAGTATGCAAAACAGAAAAACGACATGATGCATCCAGATGCATGCAAAACAACACACGTTCCAGCAATACAAAGTGTGCATTACAATATTACTTTTATAtgcatgaataaaataaaaataaaaataataaaaaatttgacaaaacttgtgtgttttttacctGTGGAGTTTGCAGGCACGCTCTCCGGATCGCTTCCGAGCTCgagtgtaaagtggtgtattTGTGCTCGGGTAAACTCGGGTGCATGGCGAAATGAGGCTGTTTGCTGTTCATGGACATCATGATGATTTTTTAGTTTGTCCGCAAAAGCGTCCTGCTTCCTCCAGGAAAAAAAGtgcacagtaaataaataaaagaaaagaaatcaaagaagaaacaaaaaagtaaagaaaaccaAAGCTAAGagaacattaataaataaagatgcaAATAAAGTGGACGATGCTGCTCCAGGTCCAGGGTTGcgctgtgcgtgtgtgtgtgcgcgcgtgcgtgtatgtatgtgcgtgtgtgtacatgcgtgtgtgtgtgtgtgtgtgtgtgtgtgtgtgtatgtgtgtgcgcgcgcgtgtgtgtgtgtgtgtgtgtgttttgcagtctC
It encodes:
- the pou4f1 gene encoding POU domain, class 4, transcription factor 1 — encoded protein: MMSMNSKQPHFAMHPSLPEHKYTTLHSSSEAIRRACLQTPQLQSNIFASLDETLLARAEALAAVDMAVSQGKAHPFKPDATYHTMNSVPCSSTSTVPIAPPHLPHHPHHHHHHHHQNLEPPDLMEHISSPSLTLMSSAHEAGGGAGGGGGGGGGGGGGGGGGGGGGGGGGLISTAAHPHSHMHGLSHLSHQAAMNISSPLGHHHHHHHHPHHPHPGLLPSHPGSAQGASGLVPNGLSSLPDSDTDPRELEAFAERFKQRRIKLGVTQADVGGALANLKIPGVGSLSQSTICRFESLTLSHNNMIALKPILQAWLEEAEGAQREKTNKPELFNGAEKKRKRTSIAAPEKRSLEAYFAVQPRPSSEKIAAIAEKLDLKKNVVRVWFCNQRQKQKRLKFSAAH